Proteins co-encoded in one Armatimonadota bacterium genomic window:
- a CDS encoding ABC transporter substrate-binding protein: MGRIAVGLLALLLALAGSLPPTGQAQERPLVVALGAEPRSLLAMHIVDWTTNVQQMNIYDRLYFWDGMPPRIKPSLAAELPQTPDDLTWIVKLRPNVRFHNGDPLTAEDVKSTIEWLLDPRNQSHYRPRFSFVDSVEVVDPLTVRIKTKEPAPILRFWLVDFTVHNAKYIRQVGNEQANRQPIGAGPYRFVRWDRDERLVLEANPTYWNGAPAIRRVEFRFIPDFSARLAALLAGEADIVKDVPPVAVDQVNRSGIAEVRGVASSRINYVALVNLKPGPMQDRRVRQALNYAVNVDEIIANLFKGRATRIPGALSALNQDVNPNLKPYPYDPQRAVQLIKEAGYDPTRLEFTLDSPSGRYPLDKEAAEAIAAYLGRIGIKVRVVVNEWGTHLDKIINRRTGEMFYLGWGPALEAQGTIAELFRPERTYSGFGTPALTQEINKVLPVVDPEKRRRAWYRIQVMLYTEAPWIFLWQQHDLYGVNKRVNWRPHPAEKIFLHDASWARR, translated from the coding sequence ATGGGCCGAATCGCGGTGGGACTGCTGGCCCTGCTCCTGGCGCTGGCAGGCAGCCTGCCCCCGACGGGGCAGGCCCAGGAGCGCCCGCTGGTCGTCGCCCTGGGCGCCGAACCCCGCAGTCTGCTGGCGATGCACATCGTGGACTGGACGACCAACGTCCAGCAGATGAACATCTACGACCGGCTGTACTTCTGGGACGGCATGCCGCCACGGATCAAGCCGTCGCTGGCCGCCGAGCTGCCCCAGACCCCGGACGACCTCACGTGGATCGTCAAGTTGCGCCCCAACGTGCGCTTCCACAACGGCGACCCGCTCACGGCCGAGGACGTGAAGTCCACCATCGAGTGGCTGCTCGACCCGCGCAACCAGTCGCACTACCGGCCGCGGTTCTCGTTCGTCGACAGCGTCGAGGTCGTCGACCCGCTGACGGTCCGCATCAAGACCAAGGAGCCTGCGCCGATCCTCCGCTTCTGGCTGGTGGACTTCACCGTGCACAACGCGAAGTACATCCGGCAGGTCGGCAACGAGCAGGCCAACCGGCAGCCCATCGGCGCCGGCCCCTACCGGTTCGTGCGCTGGGATCGCGACGAGCGGCTGGTGCTCGAGGCCAACCCGACCTACTGGAACGGCGCTCCGGCGATCCGCCGGGTGGAGTTCCGCTTCATCCCCGACTTCAGCGCCCGCCTGGCGGCCCTGCTGGCGGGCGAGGCGGACATCGTCAAGGACGTGCCCCCCGTGGCCGTCGACCAGGTGAACCGCAGCGGCATCGCCGAGGTCCGTGGCGTGGCGTCGTCGCGCATCAACTACGTGGCCCTGGTGAACCTCAAGCCCGGCCCCATGCAGGACCGGCGGGTCCGGCAGGCCCTCAACTACGCCGTGAACGTCGACGAGATCATCGCCAACCTGTTCAAGGGCCGCGCCACCCGCATCCCCGGCGCGCTGTCGGCCCTCAACCAGGACGTCAACCCCAACCTGAAGCCCTATCCCTACGACCCCCAGCGGGCGGTGCAGCTGATCAAGGAGGCCGGCTACGATCCGACGCGGCTGGAGTTCACCCTCGACTCGCCCTCGGGCCGGTACCCCCTCGACAAGGAAGCGGCCGAGGCGATCGCGGCCTACCTGGGCCGCATCGGGATCAAGGTACGCGTGGTGGTGAACGAGTGGGGCACGCACCTGGACAAGATCATCAACCGCCGCACCGGCGAGATGTTCTACCTGGGGTGGGGGCCGGCCCTGGAAGCCCAGGGCACCATCGCCGAGCTGTTCCGGCCCGAGCGGACGTACAGCGGCTTTGGCACCCCCGCGCTCACGCAGGAGATCAACAAGGTCCTGCCGGTCGTCGACCCGGAGAAGCGGCGACGGGCCTGGTACCGTATCCAGGTCATGCTGTACACCGAGGCGCCGTGGATCTTCCTGTGGCAGCAACACGACCTCTACGGGGTGAACAAGCGGGTCAACTGGCGCCCGCATCCGGCAGAGAAGATCTTCCTGCACGACGCCTCGTGGGCCAGGCGCTAG
- a CDS encoding ABC transporter permease, whose translation MASPAAPRPMLQFVIRRLLEAAVVVFLALTAVFSLQFLAGDPVKLFLPTDTTPKQIEEFRQRLGLNDPWPVQYVRFMRGALRGDFGRSLRQGEPALDLVLERFPATLALSGVAMALALAIAIPVGVLSAARRNSWFDHLSIGATVLGQAIPGFWLGLMLIYVFAVWLKVLPTGGRGTWAHYVLPSITLAAFVAARFARLTRSTMLDVLGQDYVRTARAKGLGPRRVLYRHALKNASLPIVTLLALQLGQLLGGAVITETIFAWPGVGRFLVQALLNRDFPVVLVGVFLTAVTYSVLNLLADLAYAWLNPRVRYA comes from the coding sequence ATGGCTTCCCCCGCCGCGCCCCGTCCGATGCTGCAGTTCGTCATCCGTCGCCTCCTGGAGGCTGCGGTCGTCGTCTTCCTGGCGCTGACCGCGGTCTTCAGCCTGCAGTTCCTGGCCGGCGACCCGGTCAAGCTGTTCCTGCCGACCGACACGACCCCCAAGCAGATCGAGGAGTTCCGCCAGCGCCTGGGCCTGAACGACCCGTGGCCCGTGCAGTACGTCCGCTTCATGCGCGGCGCCCTGCGGGGTGACTTCGGCCGATCCTTGCGCCAGGGCGAACCGGCCCTGGACCTGGTGCTGGAACGGTTCCCGGCCACGCTGGCGCTCTCGGGCGTGGCGATGGCCCTGGCGCTGGCCATCGCCATCCCGGTCGGCGTGCTGTCGGCCGCGCGCCGCAACTCTTGGTTCGACCACCTGAGCATCGGTGCCACCGTGCTGGGACAGGCCATCCCGGGCTTCTGGCTGGGGCTGATGCTGATCTACGTGTTCGCGGTGTGGCTCAAAGTGCTCCCCACCGGGGGCCGGGGGACCTGGGCGCACTACGTCCTGCCGTCCATCACCCTGGCCGCGTTCGTGGCGGCGCGGTTCGCCCGCCTGACGCGCTCGACGATGCTGGACGTGCTGGGCCAGGACTACGTCCGCACCGCGCGGGCCAAAGGCCTGGGTCCTCGGCGCGTGCTCTACCGACACGCGCTGAAGAACGCCAGCCTGCCGATCGTCACGCTGCTGGCGCTGCAGCTGGGCCAGCTCCTGGGTGGCGCGGTCATCACCGAAACGATCTTCGCCTGGCCCGGCGTCGGTCGGTTCCTGGTCCAGGCGCTGCTCAACCGCGACTTTCCCGTGGTCCTCGTCGGCGTCTTCCTGACCGCGGTAACCTACTCGGTGCTCAACCTGCTGGCCGACCTGGCGTATGCGTGGCTCAACCCGCGCGTCCGCTATGCCTGA
- a CDS encoding ABC transporter permease: MPDGPQRSPSGTFAARAERLSSAARPAARGAVPAIAPRASFAARPRRRIALSRGGACGLAIVALVVLAALLAPVLTPYGPVDTDLGRSLRPPSRAHWFGTDQLGRDLYTRVLYGTRISLVIGLVTVGIAGAVGLVLGLLSGYLGGVVDAVVMRLVDVQLSFPFILLALVVNAILGIGLQNIVLTLIITGWVVYARLVRGEVLALKTLEYVEAARALGAPALRIVFRHLLPNLWTPVIVLSSLQVAQYIVAEAAISFLGFGVQPPTASWGNMLNEGRTYIYNAWWLTTFPGLALVLTALGVNLVGDWLRDTLDPRLTS, translated from the coding sequence ATGCCTGACGGACCCCAGCGATCGCCCTCCGGGACGTTCGCCGCACGGGCCGAGCGCCTGTCGTCGGCTGCCCGGCCGGCAGCGCGGGGAGCGGTCCCCGCCATTGCTCCCCGAGCGTCGTTCGCCGCCCGGCCGCGCCGCCGGATCGCCCTCTCGCGCGGCGGCGCGTGTGGTCTCGCGATCGTCGCCCTGGTGGTCCTGGCCGCCCTCCTGGCTCCGGTGTTGACGCCCTACGGCCCGGTCGACACCGACCTGGGCCGCTCGCTGCGCCCGCCCTCGCGCGCGCACTGGTTCGGGACCGACCAGCTGGGCCGAGACCTGTACACGCGGGTGCTGTACGGGACGCGGATCTCGCTCGTGATCGGCCTGGTCACCGTGGGCATCGCCGGCGCGGTGGGGCTCGTCCTGGGCCTGCTCTCGGGCTACCTGGGCGGGGTCGTCGACGCGGTGGTGATGCGGCTGGTCGACGTGCAGCTCTCGTTCCCCTTCATCCTGCTGGCGCTGGTGGTGAACGCCATCCTGGGGATCGGCCTGCAGAACATCGTCCTGACCCTCATCATCACGGGCTGGGTGGTCTACGCGCGCCTGGTGCGCGGCGAGGTGCTCGCCCTCAAGACGCTGGAGTACGTCGAGGCGGCGCGGGCCCTGGGCGCGCCGGCCCTGCGCATCGTCTTCCGCCACCTGCTGCCCAACCTCTGGACGCCCGTCATCGTCCTCTCGTCGCTCCAGGTGGCGCAGTACATCGTGGCCGAGGCCGCCATCAGTTTCCTGGGCTTCGGGGTCCAGCCCCCGACGGCGTCGTGGGGCAACATGCTCAACGAGGGCCGCACCTACATCTACAACGCCTGGTGGCTCACGACGTTCCCCGGGCTGGCGCTGGTGCTCACCGCCCTGGGCGTCAACCTCGTGGGCGACTGGCTGCGCGACACGCTGGACCCGCGCCTGACGAGCTGA